One Rhodospirillaceae bacterium genomic region harbors:
- a CDS encoding uracil-DNA glycosylase, translating to MPGKIEPAANCPLCPRLAAFRDANRKTYPTWHNAPVPAFGALDAGVLIVGLAPGLKGANQSGRPFTGDYAGDLLYRMLGKYGFTSGTYGATATDGLTLVDCRITNAVRCVPPKNRPTTTETNMCGDFLSKEIATMKKLRVLFALGLVAHRAILKALDVKRSSCSFRHGACHPLPDGLWLFDSYHCSRYNTNTGRLTETMFETVIRDMRAHLSGG from the coding sequence ATCCCAGGAAAGATCGAACCGGCGGCGAATTGTCCGCTCTGTCCGCGCCTTGCAGCCTTTCGAGACGCGAATCGAAAAACCTACCCCACTTGGCATAACGCCCCGGTGCCTGCCTTCGGAGCACTAGACGCAGGCGTGCTAATCGTGGGGCTTGCCCCCGGACTGAAGGGGGCAAATCAAAGCGGCAGGCCCTTCACCGGCGATTACGCTGGCGACCTTCTTTACCGCATGCTTGGAAAATATGGTTTTACCAGCGGCACTTACGGCGCAACGGCCACGGACGGCCTGACGCTTGTCGATTGCAGGATTACAAATGCCGTGCGATGCGTCCCGCCAAAAAACCGGCCGACGACAACCGAAACAAACATGTGTGGTGATTTTCTAAGCAAGGAAATCGCCACCATGAAAAAACTCCGCGTCCTGTTTGCCCTTGGCCTGGTGGCCCACCGCGCCATCTTGAAAGCATTGGATGTAAAACGCAGTTCCTGTTCTTTCCGTCACGGTGCCTGCCACCCGCTTCCAGATGGGTTATGGCTGTTCGATAGCTATCATTGCTCGCGCTACAATACGAACACGGGCCGACTGACGGAGACGATGTTCGAAACCGTCATTCGCGACATGCGAGCGCATCTCAGCGGCGGTTAA
- a CDS encoding sulfite oxidase-like oxidoreductase gives MTKKDAGLLGKIRGKLVRRKEEWAREGRLLTGKAGDSERDRLPPGQREVKNWPVLDLGVQPSVAPEKWHLRIDGQVAKPFAWDMATFLAQPQIESVSDIHCVTSWSRYDNRWKGVGARHLLSIAKPLPEARFVLFHSFDGYTTNVSLADFDDDDVLLAHSWEGKPLAREHGGPVRVVVPKRYFWKSAKWVCRIEFLAEDRAGFWEERGYHNEGDPWEEERYG, from the coding sequence ATGACGAAAAAAGATGCAGGCTTGCTTGGAAAAATACGCGGAAAGCTTGTTCGTCGCAAAGAGGAATGGGCAAGGGAAGGGCGCTTGCTTACGGGGAAGGCAGGGGATAGTGAACGGGATCGCCTTCCTCCGGGGCAACGCGAAGTCAAGAACTGGCCGGTTCTGGATCTTGGCGTGCAGCCTTCGGTCGCGCCGGAAAAATGGCATCTGCGTATTGACGGCCAGGTTGCTAAGCCCTTTGCCTGGGATATGGCTACCTTTTTGGCGCAGCCACAGATCGAAAGCGTTTCGGACATTCATTGCGTGACGTCGTGGTCGCGCTACGACAATCGCTGGAAGGGGGTCGGCGCCCGGCACCTGCTTTCCATCGCCAAGCCTTTGCCGGAGGCGCGGTTTGTTCTTTTCCACAGTTTCGATGGCTATACAACGAACGTGTCTCTGGCCGATTTTGATGACGATGACGTGCTGCTTGCCCATAGCTGGGAAGGAAAGCCATTGGCGCGGGAACATGGCGGTCCGGTCCGTGTTGTCGTTCCAAAGCGCTATTTCTGGAAAAGTGCGAAATGGGTCTGCCGAATAGAATTCCTTGCGGAAGACCGTGCCGGTTTCTGGGAAGAGCGTGGCTATCACAACGAAGGCGACCCGTGGGAAGAGGAGCGTTACGGATGA
- a CDS encoding DNA repair protein RecO, producing the protein MEWTDDGIVLGTRKHGETSTIATLFTREHGRHMGIVHGGVGRRARGIYQSGNLLNVRWRARLNEQLGSWSSEINRSFVGDVLDDALRLAALTSACAITDAAFPERQSHLRAYLGFVDFLESLSGPAWPCAYVHWELLLLAELGYGLDLSACAATGATTDLRYVSPNSGRAVSTAAGAPYAARLLPLPAFLIAAVPWDDEAIRAGLSLTGHFLSRHVFAAHHAAEPAARSRFLACLVEMTTGSGVKSANVENSHHS; encoded by the coding sequence ATGGAATGGACCGACGACGGCATTGTTCTGGGTACGCGCAAGCATGGTGAAACCAGTACGATCGCGACGCTTTTCACGCGGGAACATGGCCGGCATATGGGGATCGTCCATGGTGGCGTTGGCCGTCGGGCGCGGGGGATCTACCAGTCTGGGAATCTACTCAACGTACGCTGGCGGGCACGGCTGAACGAGCAGCTTGGAAGCTGGAGCTCTGAAATAAACCGCAGCTTTGTGGGCGACGTTCTGGACGACGCCCTTCGCCTTGCGGCGCTGACATCGGCTTGTGCAATCACGGATGCGGCTTTTCCCGAGCGCCAGTCCCATCTTCGCGCCTATCTCGGTTTTGTTGATTTTCTCGAATCCCTGTCTGGCCCGGCATGGCCCTGTGCCTATGTGCATTGGGAATTGCTGTTGTTGGCCGAGCTTGGTTATGGGCTTGATCTCAGCGCCTGCGCGGCGACGGGGGCGACGACGGATTTGCGCTATGTTTCGCCGAACTCCGGTCGCGCTGTCTCGACCGCCGCTGGAGCGCCTTACGCTGCGCGTCTTCTGCCTTTGCCGGCCTTTTTAATCGCCGCGGTGCCATGGGATGACGAGGCCATCCGGGCCGGGCTTTCCCTGACGGGTCACTTTCTTTCCCGCCATGTTTTTGCTGCACATCATGCGGCCGAGCCTGCCGCGAGATCACGATTTCTTGCGTGTTTAGTGGAAATGACTACAGGATCTGGTGTAAAAAGCGCGAATGTCGAAAACAGTCACCACTCCTGA
- a CDS encoding 4-hydroxy-tetrahydrodipicolinate synthase encodes MFKGSFVALLTPFRDGAIDETAYCAFIEWQIAQGTHGLVPCGTTGESPTLSHAEHMRVVELCVEIAKGRVPVIAGTGSNSTEEAILLTRHAKEAGADAALVITPYYNKPSQEGLYQHFKAIHDAVDFPIILYNVPGRCVVDMSVATMARLAELPNILGVKDATADLARPSETRRAIGRDFCQLSGEDATVLAFLGEGGHGCISVTANVAPRLLAEMHEAWMGGDYATAREIQDRLVPVHGALFVESNPGPVKYAASLQGHCSGELRLPLVEVSQANKERIRKVLESTGLLA; translated from the coding sequence ATGTTTAAAGGTTCTTTTGTCGCGCTTCTAACCCCCTTTCGCGACGGTGCTATTGACGAAACCGCCTATTGCGCCTTCATCGAATGGCAAATTGCACAGGGGACGCATGGCCTGGTGCCGTGCGGGACAACAGGTGAATCGCCGACGTTGAGCCACGCCGAACATATGCGGGTCGTGGAGCTTTGCGTTGAAATAGCTAAGGGTCGCGTACCCGTCATTGCCGGAACGGGGTCGAATTCGACGGAAGAAGCGATCCTGCTTACGCGCCACGCCAAGGAGGCTGGCGCAGATGCGGCGCTTGTCATTACGCCTTATTACAACAAGCCTTCCCAGGAAGGGCTGTATCAACATTTCAAAGCCATTCACGACGCCGTCGATTTTCCGATCATCCTTTACAACGTTCCGGGCCGTTGTGTGGTTGATATGTCGGTGGCGACGATGGCGCGGCTTGCGGAATTGCCGAACATTCTTGGCGTGAAGGATGCCACGGCCGATCTGGCCCGCCCATCGGAAACGCGCCGGGCGATCGGTCGGGATTTCTGTCAGCTTTCCGGCGAAGACGCCACGGTGCTCGCGTTTCTTGGCGAAGGTGGTCATGGGTGTATTTCGGTGACGGCGAATGTTGCACCAAGACTGCTCGCCGAGATGCACGAGGCGTGGATGGGAGGCGATTACGCAACTGCCCGCGAGATTCAAGACCGGCTGGTGCCGGTGCATGGGGCGTTGTTTGTTGAATCGAATCCAGGTCCCGTGAAATATGCGGCAAGCCTTCAGGGCCATTGTTCGGGCGAATTGCGGCTCCCGCTTGTGGAGGTTTCCCAGGCGAACAAAGAACGAATTCGCAAGGTGCTTGAATCGACCGGCCTGCTGGCCTGA
- the lepB gene encoding signal peptidase I, whose amino-acid sequence MPGLFAYQKRKESLWETVRTIVYAIIIAVVARTVAYEPFNIPSSSMVPTLLVGDYLFVSKFSYGYSRYSLPFGLPLIADRIFFTPPERGDVAVFKLPSDNSTDYIKRIIGLPGDSIQMKKGRLYINGTLVERKQVEDFTIRNAYGAQAIRQYVETLPSGRRHRILETSDTGRLDDTPVYKVPPGHYFAMGDNRDNSLDSRAKHGVGFIPEENLVGRAEVLFFSVNGGARFWEFWKWPTAIRFRRVFQSID is encoded by the coding sequence ATGCCAGGGCTATTCGCATATCAAAAAAGAAAAGAAAGTTTGTGGGAAACGGTTCGAACCATCGTTTACGCAATTATCATTGCGGTGGTTGCGCGCACGGTTGCGTATGAGCCGTTCAACATTCCATCCAGCTCGATGGTGCCCACGCTTTTGGTAGGCGACTACTTGTTTGTTTCAAAATTTTCCTATGGGTACAGCCGTTATTCCTTGCCCTTCGGTCTGCCCCTGATTGCGGATCGAATCTTCTTTACGCCGCCGGAACGCGGTGATGTGGCCGTTTTCAAGCTACCTTCAGACAACAGCACAGACTACATCAAGCGGATCATCGGCTTGCCTGGGGATTCAATCCAGATGAAGAAGGGCCGCCTTTACATCAATGGCACGCTTGTGGAGCGGAAGCAGGTTGAGGATTTCACAATACGAAATGCCTATGGGGCCCAGGCCATCAGGCAATATGTTGAAACCTTGCCGAGCGGACGGCGCCATCGCATCCTTGAGACATCGGACACAGGGCGTCTTGACGACACGCCCGTTTACAAGGTTCCGCCCGGCCACTATTTCGCAATGGGGGACAATCGGGACAATTCCCTCGACAGCCGGGCCAAGCATGGTGTGGGGTTCATTCCAGAAGAAAACCTTGTCGGGCGTGCCGAGGTTCTCTTTTTTTCGGTAAATGGCGGCGCGCGTTTCTGGGAATTCTGGAAATGGCCGACCGCCATTCGTTTCCGCCGTGTTTTCCAGTCGATCGACTGA
- the rnc gene encoding ribonuclease III yields MEGVSAARVSLTDALGHCFADPALLEEALTHSSAASATRPDYERLEFLGDRVLGLVVADLLLRRFPAEAEGEIAKRHAALVCREALTRIAITIDLGNHLRLFEGEDAMAIRENPACLADALEAVIAALYLDGGLAAGVRFIERHWQVLLEEMPLPPQDPKTQLQEWVQARGLVLPHYQTIAQDGPDHKPVFQVQVEIAGFAPCIASGSSKRAAEILAAAALLEAIVGVRP; encoded by the coding sequence ATGGAAGGGGTATCCGCTGCGCGCGTTTCTCTGACCGATGCGCTTGGTCACTGCTTTGCGGATCCAGCCCTGCTGGAGGAGGCCTTGACCCACTCAAGCGCCGCTTCCGCCACCAGGCCCGATTACGAACGCCTTGAATTCCTGGGGGACCGGGTCCTGGGCCTGGTCGTTGCCGATCTTTTGTTGCGCCGCTTTCCTGCCGAGGCGGAGGGGGAAATTGCCAAGCGCCATGCCGCCCTGGTTTGCCGCGAGGCCCTGACGCGAATTGCCATAACGATTGACCTTGGCAATCATCTTCGTCTTTTTGAAGGCGAGGACGCGATGGCAATTCGTGAAAATCCTGCCTGTCTTGCCGATGCGCTGGAAGCCGTTATCGCGGCGCTTTACCTGGATGGCGGCCTTGCGGCGGGTGTGCGTTTTATTGAGCGGCATTGGCAAGTCTTGCTGGAAGAGATGCCGCTCCCACCCCAAGATCCAAAAACACAGCTTCAGGAATGGGTTCAGGCACGTGGGCTGGTGCTTCCTCACTACCAGACCATCGCGCAGGACGGGCCGGACCATAAGCCGGTCTTCCAAGTGCAGGTCGAAATTGCAGGTTTTGCACCCTGCATCGCAAGCGGGTCATCAAAGCGGGCTGCCGAAATTCTGGCAGCGGCGGCGCTGCTTGAAGCAATCGTAGGGGTTCGGCCATGA
- a CDS encoding GTPase Era produces the protein MIDEAARRFGFIAVIGAPNAGKSTLINRFVGAKVSIVTPKVQTTRSLVRGIAVRGHAQLVFVDTPGIFEPKRRLERAMVAAAWSGTQDADAILLIVDAARGFSGDTRRIVERLKERNRKVTLVLNKIDSIRRENLLRLSEEMNATGIFAETFMISALKGDGAGDLLEKLSKSMPSGPWMYPEDQITDIPTRLLAAEITREKLFLLLNQELPYSLAVTTEDFAERAKGDIRIEQSIFVQRDSQKAIVLGEGGRRIKEVGIAARKDLEAIFEKRVHLFLRVKVRKDWIDNPEHYRDFGLDYGA, from the coding sequence ATGATAGATGAAGCAGCGCGACGCTTTGGTTTTATCGCCGTCATCGGGGCGCCGAATGCTGGAAAATCGACTCTAATCAACCGCTTCGTGGGTGCAAAGGTAAGCATTGTTACCCCGAAGGTTCAGACGACGCGAAGCCTTGTGCGCGGCATCGCCGTTCGTGGGCATGCGCAGCTTGTTTTCGTGGATACGCCGGGCATCTTCGAGCCAAAACGACGGCTGGAGCGTGCGATGGTGGCCGCCGCCTGGAGTGGGACTCAGGATGCCGATGCTATTCTTCTCATCGTTGATGCGGCGCGCGGGTTTTCTGGCGACACCAGGCGGATTGTCGAGAGGCTGAAGGAGAGAAACCGCAAGGTGACCCTCGTTCTAAACAAGATTGACAGTATCCGGCGTGAAAATCTTCTTCGTCTTTCTGAGGAAATGAATGCGACCGGAATTTTTGCGGAAACGTTTATGATTTCGGCCCTGAAGGGAGACGGGGCCGGCGACCTTCTCGAAAAATTGTCCAAGTCCATGCCAAGCGGCCCCTGGATGTATCCCGAGGACCAGATCACCGATATTCCCACCCGATTGCTTGCCGCCGAAATTACGCGTGAAAAGCTGTTTCTTTTGCTTAATCAGGAACTCCCCTATTCCCTGGCTGTGACGACGGAAGACTTTGCCGAGCGTGCGAAAGGCGACATTCGGATTGAACAGTCGATCTTCGTTCAGCGTGACAGCCAGAAAGCCATTGTGTTGGGTGAAGGCGGCCGCCGCATTAAGGAAGTCGGTATTGCCGCGCGGAAAGACCTGGAAGCGATCTTTGAAAAACGGGTGCATCTTTTTCTTCGCGTCAAAGTCCGAAAGGACTGGATCGACAATCCAGAGCATTATCGCGACTTTGGTCTAGATTACGGTGCCTGA
- a CDS encoding SsrA-binding protein, whose translation MAHARTSDRFVAQNRKARYNYMIEETLEAGIILTGPEVKSLRLGRCSMNESYATERGGELYLFNMHIAEYAAAGHEDQQPMRPRKLLVRRREMDRLLAAVKRDGMTLVPLSLYFNNRGIAKLSLGMAKGKSKSDKRASEKAREWQRQKERLVRDKG comes from the coding sequence ATGGCGCACGCACGCACCTCTGATCGCTTTGTGGCGCAAAACCGGAAGGCGCGTTACAATTACATGATCGAAGAAACCCTGGAGGCGGGCATTATCCTGACCGGTCCAGAGGTGAAATCGCTGCGGCTTGGCCGTTGTTCGATGAACGAGTCCTACGCGACGGAAAGAGGCGGCGAACTCTACCTGTTTAACATGCACATCGCGGAATATGCGGCCGCTGGCCACGAGGATCAGCAGCCGATGCGCCCGCGCAAGCTGTTGGTCCGCCGCCGTGAAATGGACCGGCTTCTGGCGGCAGTGAAGCGGGACGGCATGACCCTGGTTCCGCTATCGCTCTATTTCAACAATCGCGGCATCGCAAAACTGTCCCTGGGCATGGCGAAGGGCAAGAGCAAATCGGACAAACGCGCATCGGAAAAGGCACGCGAATGGCAGCGTCAAAAAGAACGTCTCGTGCGGGATAAGGGCTGA
- a CDS encoding bifunctional (p)ppGpp synthetase/guanosine-3',5'-bis(diphosphate) 3'-pyrophosphohydrolase translates to MIRQFELVDAVKAYDSSVDEEMLNRAYVFSMKAHGSQKRASGDPYFSHPLEVAGILTGLKLGGLSIATALLHDTVEDTLTTLDEIERQFGSEIAALVNGVTKLSRIELQSDRTQQAENFRKLVLAMSDDIRVLLVKLADRLHNMRTLHYIQDPEKRRRIARETMDIYAPLADRIGLHVMKDELQDLAFAELNPDALNSILARLSYLRQEGGVKIPKILQELEAAFRDGGVSVTLSGREKKPSSIWKKMEHKHISFEQLSDVMAFRVVVANPEDCYRALGVLHQRYRVVPGRFKDYISTPKPNGYRSLHTGIIGPERQWVEVQIRTHEMQDVAEHGVAAHWQYKGGLANGTDGRQYRWLRELLELLENASGPEEFLEETKLGMFQDQVFCFTPRGDLIVLPHGATPVDFAYAVHSEVGNTCVGAKVNGRMLPLRSQLHNGDQVEIITSKAQTPSPTWEAFAVTSKARMCIRRFVRSKQRGQYMQLGKAIFERKLQKEGVDLSGKRLEDICKSFHCDSADDLYAALGEARYTVEEIFKTAFPGKAFRSRAGNVIAISWRKRKKKSGKTPIPIRGLIPGMAVHYAACCSPLPGDRIVGIVTKGKGVMIHTIDCEVLSSFDELADHWLDVAWDVGAEAAATAAHAGRVQMVVLNEPGTLSSLSTVIANNGGNINNLKITDRSADFFELVINIEVENAKHLTGIIAALRASPVINTVERARG, encoded by the coding sequence ATGATCCGGCAATTTGAATTGGTGGATGCCGTCAAGGCGTACGATTCCTCTGTTGATGAGGAAATGCTAAATCGCGCCTATGTCTTTTCGATGAAGGCGCATGGCTCCCAGAAGCGCGCATCGGGAGACCCCTATTTTTCACACCCCCTTGAAGTTGCCGGCATCCTGACGGGGTTGAAGCTTGGTGGCCTTTCCATTGCGACGGCGCTGCTCCATGACACCGTTGAGGACACGCTAACCACCCTTGACGAGATTGAACGTCAATTTGGTTCGGAAATTGCCGCCCTGGTCAATGGCGTTACAAAACTTTCGCGGATCGAACTTCAGTCCGATCGTACGCAGCAGGCGGAAAACTTTCGCAAACTCGTGCTGGCGATGTCCGATGACATTCGCGTGCTTCTCGTAAAACTTGCCGACCGTCTCCACAATATGCGCACCCTCCACTATATCCAGGATCCGGAAAAGCGCCGGCGCATCGCCAGGGAGACGATGGATATCTATGCGCCTCTGGCAGACCGCATCGGTCTTCATGTCATGAAGGACGAATTGCAGGATTTGGCGTTTGCAGAGTTAAACCCAGATGCGCTGAATTCCATCCTCGCCCGGCTTAGCTATTTGCGGCAGGAGGGCGGCGTAAAAATACCAAAAATCCTTCAGGAGCTTGAGGCCGCGTTTCGGGACGGCGGCGTTTCGGTAACGCTCTCGGGGCGAGAAAAAAAGCCATCTTCCATCTGGAAAAAAATGGAGCACAAACACATCAGCTTCGAGCAATTGTCGGACGTCATGGCCTTTCGTGTCGTTGTCGCCAATCCAGAGGATTGTTACCGGGCGCTTGGTGTTTTACACCAGCGTTACCGGGTGGTGCCTGGGCGTTTCAAGGATTACATCAGCACACCGAAGCCAAACGGGTACCGTTCGCTTCATACCGGTATTATCGGTCCGGAACGGCAGTGGGTAGAGGTTCAGATTCGCACCCATGAAATGCAGGATGTTGCCGAACACGGTGTAGCTGCGCACTGGCAGTACAAGGGGGGGCTTGCCAATGGCACGGACGGGCGCCAATACCGCTGGCTTCGAGAATTACTGGAATTGCTGGAGAACGCCTCCGGTCCGGAAGAATTTCTCGAGGAAACGAAGCTCGGCATGTTTCAGGATCAGGTCTTCTGCTTTACTCCAAGGGGGGATTTGATTGTTCTTCCCCATGGGGCAACGCCGGTGGACTTTGCCTATGCTGTGCATTCGGAGGTTGGCAATACCTGCGTTGGTGCAAAAGTAAATGGACGCATGTTGCCGCTGCGCAGTCAGCTTCATAATGGCGATCAGGTCGAAATAATCACATCAAAAGCGCAAACGCCCTCACCAACCTGGGAAGCATTTGCCGTTACAAGCAAGGCGCGTATGTGCATCCGTCGTTTCGTACGCTCGAAACAGCGCGGCCAATATATGCAATTGGGAAAGGCAATCTTTGAGCGAAAGCTCCAGAAAGAGGGAGTCGATCTCAGCGGGAAACGTCTAGAAGATATCTGCAAAAGTTTTCATTGTGATTCCGCCGACGATCTTTATGCGGCTCTTGGCGAAGCGCGCTATACGGTCGAAGAGATCTTTAAAACGGCCTTTCCAGGAAAAGCATTTCGTTCGCGTGCCGGAAACGTCATCGCCATTTCCTGGCGTAAGCGCAAGAAAAAATCGGGGAAAACTCCCATCCCGATACGGGGCCTTATTCCCGGAATGGCGGTGCATTACGCGGCGTGCTGCAGTCCACTGCCGGGGGATCGGATCGTGGGCATCGTGACGAAAGGAAAGGGCGTTATGATTCATACGATCGATTGTGAGGTTCTTTCCTCTTTTGATGAATTGGCGGACCATTGGCTGGACGTGGCATGGGATGTCGGTGCCGAGGCTGCGGCGACCGCCGCTCATGCCGGGCGGGTGCAGATGGTTGTCCTGAACGAGCCGGGAACCCTCAGCAGCCTTTCAACGGTCATTGCGAACAATGGCGGCAACATTAACAATTTAAAAATTACCGATCGTTCTGCCGATTTTTTTGAGTTGGTTATTAATATCGAGGTTGAGAATGCCAAGCACCTGACCGGCATCATTGCCGCCCTTCGCGCTTCTCCGGTGATCAATACTGTTGAGCGCGCGCGCGGCTGA
- the folK gene encoding 2-amino-4-hydroxy-6-hydroxymethyldihydropteridine diphosphokinase, whose product MILIGLGSNLAAPAYHSPMETCEAALAALVAAGVRIVRRSRWYESAPQPPSDQPWFVNGVAAVATEQTPEALLALCLHIEHDFGRERRQRNAARTLDLDLLAWDDRVLEMEGLAIPHPRLPARAFVLLPLAEIAPDWRHPALGLPIAEMIRRLDKDSQAFPLKNKGDRVRHGPRQPSS is encoded by the coding sequence ATGATCCTGATCGGCTTGGGTTCGAATCTGGCGGCGCCTGCCTATCATTCGCCAATGGAAACCTGCGAAGCGGCCCTTGCTGCCTTGGTGGCGGCGGGCGTGCGGATTGTGCGGCGTTCCCGGTGGTATGAAAGCGCGCCTCAGCCACCTTCTGACCAGCCATGGTTCGTGAACGGAGTGGCGGCGGTGGCAACGGAACAGACGCCGGAGGCGCTGCTCGCGCTTTGTCTTCATATTGAACATGATTTTGGGCGTGAGCGGCGGCAACGAAACGCCGCCCGGACGCTCGATCTGGACCTGCTGGCCTGGGACGATCGGGTCCTTGAGATGGAGGGGCTTGCCATCCCGCATCCGCGCCTTCCGGCGCGTGCCTTCGTCCTGTTGCCCCTGGCCGAAATTGCGCCGGATTGGCGGCATCCGGCTCTGGGCCTTCCAATTGCCGAGATGATCCGTCGGCTGGATAAGGATTCACAGGCCTTTCCGCTGAAAAACAAAGGGGATAGGGTGCGGCACGGCCCCCGCCAGCCCTCTTCCTGA
- a CDS encoding DNA-directed RNA polymerase subunit omega codes for MARVTVEDCVTRIPNRFELVILAAQRAREITAGATPTVGRDQDRNPVVALREIAEATIDLDGLREEKVRALQKHVKVEEPEEDILELVEQEQQHAAEVGEPNPSEEIAEDVLSVVEEVGAAAVLDDKAEEAADQDKA; via the coding sequence ATGGCCCGCGTTACCGTCGAAGATTGCGTTACCAGGATACCGAACCGTTTTGAGCTTGTGATACTTGCGGCGCAGCGTGCCCGGGAAATCACAGCCGGGGCCACGCCCACCGTAGGGCGGGATCAGGATCGGAATCCGGTTGTAGCACTGCGTGAAATTGCCGAGGCGACGATCGACCTGGACGGTCTTCGGGAGGAAAAGGTGCGTGCTCTGCAAAAGCATGTGAAGGTTGAGGAGCCGGAAGAAGACATCCTGGAACTTGTCGAACAGGAACAGCAGCACGCGGCGGAAGTTGGGGAACCCAACCCCAGCGAAGAAATTGCGGAAGACGTGCTGTCTGTTGTCGAAGAAGTGGGTGCAGCAGCCGTTCTGGACGATAAAGCGGAAGAAGCGGCCGACCAGGACAAGGCATGA
- a CDS encoding holo-ACP synthase, with product MILGLGSDLVDIRRIERTLSRFGERFTHRLFTEAERRKAARRPLGKAATYAKRFAAKEACAKALGSGFRNGVFWRDMGVVNDSSGRPTLQLTGGAARRMVAITPPGMAAKVELSLSDEYPYAQASVIIYAAPSEDK from the coding sequence ATGATTCTGGGCCTTGGCAGCGACCTTGTTGACATTCGCCGGATCGAACGTACGCTTTCGCGCTTTGGCGAGCGTTTCACCCACCGCCTTTTCACCGAGGCTGAACGACGCAAGGCGGCGCGACGCCCCTTGGGCAAGGCTGCTACATATGCCAAGCGTTTTGCTGCCAAGGAGGCATGCGCCAAGGCCCTGGGGAGCGGTTTCCGTAACGGCGTTTTTTGGCGTGACATGGGGGTTGTAAACGACTCTTCCGGAAGGCCGACGCTTCAATTAACTGGCGGGGCAGCCAGGCGCATGGTGGCAATTACGCCGCCAGGGATGGCGGCAAAAGTCGAACTGTCGTTAAGCGACGAATACCCTTATGCGCAGGCCAGCGTCATCATCTATGCTGCTCCGTCGGAAGATAAATAA
- a CDS encoding pyridoxine 5'-phosphate synthase, producing MTERLRLGVNIDHVATLRNAREGGHPDPLRAADVVSRAGGDGITAHLREDRRHILDADIAALARKGGLPLNLEMAATPEMRAIALDLLPHAVCLVPEKRQELTTEGGLDTVVGKSHLAPFVAALEDAKIAVALFIDPDFSQVDAAKELGASAVELHTGCYCDARATARENEFGRLVATARHATAIGLECHAGHGLCFDTVGPVAAIPEIVELNIGHFLIGEAVFMGLEASILKMRAVMDAARDASASRMPQGASI from the coding sequence ATGACTGAGCGGCTTCGGTTAGGCGTCAATATCGATCATGTGGCAACCCTTCGCAATGCGCGTGAAGGGGGTCACCCGGACCCGCTGCGGGCGGCAGACGTCGTTTCGCGTGCGGGGGGCGACGGCATCACTGCTCATCTTCGCGAAGATCGCCGTCACATTCTAGATGCTGATATTGCCGCGCTCGCCAGGAAAGGTGGGCTGCCGCTTAATCTTGAGATGGCGGCGACGCCGGAAATGCGCGCAATTGCTCTTGATCTGCTTCCCCATGCCGTATGCCTGGTTCCTGAAAAACGGCAGGAATTGACGACGGAAGGTGGCCTCGACACGGTTGTTGGAAAAAGCCATTTGGCGCCCTTTGTCGCGGCACTGGAGGATGCGAAGATTGCGGTCGCGCTTTTCATTGATCCGGATTTTTCCCAGGTGGATGCTGCAAAAGAGCTTGGTGCGTCGGCGGTTGAGCTGCACACCGGGTGTTATTGCGATGCGCGCGCGACGGCGCGCGAAAACGAATTTGGACGTCTTGTTGCAACCGCGCGCCATGCCACCGCGATCGGCCTTGAATGCCATGCGGGTCATGGCCTTTGCTTTGATACGGTTGGACCCGTCGCCGCGATTCCGGAAATCGTTGAGCTGAACATCGGTCATTTTTTAATCGGCGAGGCGGTCTTTATGGGTCTTGAAGCAAGCATTTTGAAAATGCGGGCCGTGATGGATGCCGCCCGAGACGCGAGCGCCTCCAGGATGCCGCAGGGTGCTTCAATATGA